AAGAGAGAGACGCCGAGCACGATAAAACCATCTGCCAGGTTGAAAGTCGGCCAGCGAGCCGCGCTCCAGCCCATATCCAGAAAGTCTGTGACGCGGCCATCGGGTAGGCGATCTACAAAGTTGGCTACTGCGCCACCGAGAATCATCCCAATGGGAAAGGCTGCAACAGGCGGAATCTCACCCGCACGCAGCGCGCGCACCATCCAAACTGCCAGGACGATAATGATGAGTCCCGTGAGTATCAGTGGTCCAATCCCGCCATTCGCGAACAATCCAAATGCCACACCTGTGTTGTAGCCCAACGTCAAACGAAAGAATTGTCCGATGAGAGGGATGGGGGTATAAAGCGACAGAGTCCTTTCGGCCCAGGTTTTGGTCAGCCCATCAACTGCAAGAGCAATAAGTAGTGCAATGAGAAAACGAAGTTGCAGTTTCATATCTACTTGCGACTTTCTGTCCGCGGGATGTTGTAACGAGTACATTCATAGACCCCGCGCGCGACATCCGCCAGAAGCGATTCAGCCAGAGCCAACAGTTCACCCACTCGATCATCGCTCAAATGATAGGTGACATAGCGGCCCTCCTGCTCAGCGACCACAAGGCCGCAGTCGCGCAAACAGCCCAGATGGTTCGAGACATTAGGCTGCGAGAGGCCGGTCGCCTCGACGATTTCGCTCACCGTGAGTGGGCCATTGCGTAGCGCATCGAGAATTCCCAGACGAGACGGATCGCCGAAGCCGCGGAATAGTTTGGCTTGGAGGTCGGTTTTGGAAGGTGCAGAGATCATAATCATAGTTCCTCATATCATTATATCAGTACTTAATGATATTTTACCCCGAGAGGAGAAACTGTCAAGGATTTATACGGCTTTTTCACTTGTTCTACACAACTTCTATATATCTGGGGATTATCCTGTGCGTAACTTCACAAACAGGAGATGCCCCATGAAATTCGTAAAAATCCTTCTCGGACTGGTCGCGGCTGGAACCGTACTGGTGGGCGGGTTCATGGCAGGAACTTTCATCACACAGATGCGCGCCATCAGCGCCCCAGTGCAACAATTTGCCCAACCGACATTCGTTCCACAACAGATTCAACCGACGATAGTTCCGCAACAATTCCAAGCAACATCCATTCCACAAGCGACACCGCCCGCCATTCCTCCGCAGGGACAGTGGAGACCAGGCTGGTGGATGATGAGTCCAGAGGGAGAATGGGAGCATGGTTGGATGACGAATCCGAACTACTCACAACAGGGACAACAAGGCTGGGGCATGATGCACGATTGGAACGACAATAACTGGAGTGGTATGCATGGCGGCATGATGAACGGAAATGGCAGTGGCTGGCAGGCTAACCCTAACTGGAACCTTACGCCGACTGTGCCAAACAGTTCACCGACTTCTCCCACTCCCTCAATATCCATTTCATTCAGAGATAACGTTCAGCCCATCTTTGTAGCGCGATGTGTCGCCTGTCACGGCGGGACGAACGGCTTGTATCTCGATACATATGAGAACGCACTGAAAGGCGGCGCCAGTGGCGCAGTCATTATCCCTGGCGATGTCTACAACAGCCGCCTTGCTTACTACGTGTACAGCGGCTACATGCCTTTCCGCAGCGCGCCCCTCACTCCAGCAGAAATCCAAACCATTTTGGATTGGATCGCAGCGGGCACTCAAAACAACTAACCATTTCAAAAATAAACAACAATAAGGAGATGATACAATGAAAAATATCGCGCTCTGGATCGTGATCGGCGTAGTCGCCCTGTTTGCTCTTGGCTTGGTTGGTGGCATGTTCATGCCCTTTGGATGGAACAATTCCGCCTATGGTTATGGCTGTGACGGCTGGAACGGCTACGGAAACATGATGGGTTATCGCGGGTACATGCCGATGATGATGGGCGGTTGGGGAATGCCTTTTGGATTTCTCGGCATGGCGTTCATGTGGCTCATTCCACTTGGCGTGCTTGCGCTCATCGTCGGAGGCATTTTTTGGCTGGTACGCACACTAACGCAAAAGCAGTCTTCCCCTTCCTAGGCATGCTCGAATAGCAGGAGATTGGTTTTGGCAGACAAAATCTTGGTCGTTGAAGACGAAGCGCAAATCACCCGCACCTTGCGGTTGTATCTCGAACAGGCTGGCTACCAGGTTGTCATCATCTCTGATGGCGCACAGGCAATGCCAGCCTTTCGGCATGAAAAGCCCGATCTTGTCATCCTGGATTTGCACCTTCCGCACGTGGACGGCTGGGAGGTCTGCCGCCAGATCCGCCGCGAAACGGATACACCTATCATCATGCTTACTGCCCGCAGTGAGGAGAGCGATAAACTGATCGGGCTGGAATTGGGCGCGGATGATTACGTCACCAAGCCGTTCAGTCCGCGCGAAGTGACGGCGCGCGTGCGCGTCGTTCTGCGCCGAAGCCGGGGACAGGTGCAGCCGCCGCCCATCCTGCGCGCCGATACACTCGTTCTGGACCTCGAAGCGCATACCGCGACCAAGGATGACCAGCTCCTCGATCTGACTCCAACCGAATTCGAGATTCTTGCCGCGTTCATGCGTCATCCAGGGCAGGCATTCACCCGATTACAGTTGGTCGAAGCCGCACAGGGCGTGGCTTATGAAGGGTATGAGCGTGTGATGGATCAGCACATCAAAAACTTGCGCGCCAAACTGGGTGACGACGCCCGCGCGCCGCGCTTCATTGAAACAGTGTTCGGTGTGGGTTATCGGTTTTCTGCGGAGTTTCGCCATGATGCGTAGTTTGTGGCTCAAGCTAATGGGTGCATTTTTATTGGTGGTTGTGGTCGGCGGCGGCATTGACACCTACCTGGTCAGCCGTTCGACGCAGACACAATTCAGCCAATACATCGATCAAAATGGACGGGTGTTTGCGCAGCAACTTGCCCCCACTCTTGCCCAGTATTACAGTCGTCAGGGGAATTGGCAGGGTGTGGAGAACTTGCTCAATAATCCCTGGGGAACATCCATGATGAATGATGGCATGGGGATGATGGGAGAGGACAACTGGGGCATGTGGCAGGAAGGAAATGGAATGGAAATGGGCGGCGATATGATGGGTTCTGCCTCCAATCCCTGGAACATGATGGGAGTGCGTCTCCTGCTTGCCGACGCGCAGGGGACGATTATCGCCGATAGCGCCGCGCAGGATGTTGGAAAGAGTCTTTCATCAGCGGATTTAGCAGCAGGTGTGCCTGTCATTGCAGGAAATCAGCAGGTGGGAACGCTTCTGCCTGTTTATGCGAGTCCAAATGCAACCAGCCCCGCTGGGGAATTTGTCTCATCGGTCAATCGGTCCACATGGTGGGCGGGTATCATCGCCGCGGTTGTTGCGTTGCTGCTTGGCTCATTGCTTTTCTTTCATATCGTTGCGCCTATACAACGACTAACCTCCGCCGCTCAAAAAATCGCGGCGGGAGATTTGCATCAACGTATTCCGACACAAGCGCAGGATGAAATTGGTACGCTGGCAACTGCGTTCAATCAAATGGCGGACTCGCTTGCACAACATGAAGAATTGCGCCGCAATCTGATCGCGGATGTCGCCCATGAACTGCGCACTCCGCTTACGGTGATTCAGGGGAATCTGGAAGCCATGTTGGATGGAGTCCTGCCCGCCAGTCCACAAGAAATTGCTACACTGCGGGATGAAGCAGCATTATTGACTCGTCTCGTTTCGGATTTAAGATTGCTTTCGCTGGCGGAAGCGGGTCAATTGAAGCTGGAACGCGTGAAGATCGATCCCGCTGAACTCATTATGCGGGCAGTCGAGCCGTTCCGTTTGCAGGCACAATCCAGCCAGATTGAACTCGCATTGGAACTTGCGCCCAACTTGCCATCTATTAGTGTGGACGCGGACCGTATCGCCCAGGTAATTCGCAATCTGCTCAGTAATGCTTTGCGTCACACACCTGCAGGGGGACGGGTTACAGTGACATGCAGAAACGATAAAACCCAGAGCCTCCTCATCACGGTATCTGATACAGGTGAGGGCATTCCACCTGATGATCTGCCCTTTGTCTTTGACCGCTTCTATCGCGCTGACAAATCCCGTTCACGCGCCAGCGGCGGATCGGGGATTGGGCTGGCGATTGTAAAACAATTAGTAGAGGCGCACGGCGGGAAAGTACGGGCGGAAAGTCAGTCAGGGCAGGGAACAACGTTTGGGTTCACACTGCCATCTTGACGAATCTTCAAGCAGGGGGTATGATTGCAAATAGTTGAGCAACTATTCAACTATTTAGAGATGTCTATGGATACCTTCTTGAAAATCTTTCTCCCCGTTTACTTCCTGCTGTTCTTTGGACTCGCCATGTTCTGGCGCTCGTATATTGCCTGGAAACGAACAGGCATCAACCCCTACAAACTTGGCAATGGCGATACCGTTCATGACTTCGTTGGCAAACTATTCCGCCTGACCCTGATCGCCACCGCGCTGATCGTGTTCGTGTTCTCCTTCCTGGAAGGTTATTATGAATGGTTTTCGCCCATCACATGGATGATTTCCTCCCCGTTGACAGTGATCGGGATCGCATTGCTCATACTGGCTTTGATCTGGGTGTTGGTCGCCCAAATCCAAATGGGCGACTCGTGGCGGATCGGCATTGACGAAGAAAGCAAATCCACTTTGGTTCAGCATGGCTTGTTCGGCATTTCGCGCAATCCCATCTTCCTGGGGATGCTGATTATGCTGGTGGGGCTGCTATTGTTATTGCCCACTGCAGCCACCCTGACCGTTACCGTACTTGGTTTTGTCCTGATCCATGTTCAAGTGCGGCTGGAAGAAGCATTCCTCACAGAGAAATATGGCGAGGACTACCGCAAGTACCAGATGAGTGTTCGCCGCTGGATCTAATCGTGGCAAAGGATAAGGTCACCCCTGCAGTCGCCTCCGATCTCGCCAACCTGTTCGATGCGTTGAGCGACCCGACGCGCATTCTCATCATCAGCGCTTTGCTCGATGGGGAAGTCGGCGTCAGTGAACTTGTGGAGCGCCTGGGGCTGACCAAGTCCGCGGTCTCGCATCAGTTGCGTGGACTGCGTGACAAGCGGCTTATTCGCACCCGCAAACAGGGACGTAATGTATTCGTTTGTCTCGATGACGATCATGTGATCGAACTGTTCAAGCGCGGACTTGATCACGTCCTGCATGGTTAATTATGAAGAACACCATTCAACGAGTTGTGCTAACCCTCCTGCTCCTCCTGATCCTGATCGGGATGGCAGGGCATTGGGTGAACACTGCCAAAATCACGGCTCACGCTTCCAGTGAGTCAGTCTGTGTCATCCATGCCGGGATTCTCCTGCCAGAACAGCCCAAGTCATCACAAACCAAACCTGATGTCTCCGTAATGCCAACGCCGGATCAGATTATTCCCTGGTGTTTGCACGAAAATATTTCCCACCCACCAACAGTTTAATTTTGACCTTTCAGTCTGTTGCCCTGCCTTTTCAAGGCGAGGGCTATTAACCATTTCCCGTACCTGCTAGTTGAAAAGGACATACCTTATGGAAAAAACAATCGAATTGGAAATACCCCTGCTTTTGCCCAATGTGAAGGATGAGCAGGATGAATGCCTCAACCGTCTCGAAGTCTCTCTACAGAATCAAAGGGGCATCCTGCGCGCCCATCTCGAGCGCGAGAAAACGCCCGTGGATCTGTGCCTGCATTACGATCCCAACCTGCTGACCCTCGAACAGGTGAAGCGATTGGCACAGCGTGCAGGAGCTGGTATTGCCAACCGTTACCATCACCTTTTCACGCCCATCGAGGGCATGGATTGTTCGGACTGCGTGACGGTCATCGAACATGGTCTTGGTCGCATGGACGGCGTACTGGCAGTAAATGTCAACTATGCCGCCGCAAGTTTACGCGTGGAATATGACAAGCATAAGGTAGATCGTCCTGCCATTGAAAAGCGCGTTCAATCCCTGGGCTATGAAATTCCCGCAGAAGGATTCCGCAGTTGGTATAAAGAGAATCGTGAAATTGTATTCAGTCTCACAGCAGGATTGCTCCTAATAATCGGCTGGCTTGGGGAAACCTTTTTCGGTCTGCCCGCATGGATCGCAACTACGCTCTATATTGGCGGATATGTCTTCGGCGGTTGGGATATTTCGCAACACGCCTGGCACGCGATCAAAGAGAAACATTTCGACACCGACTTGCTGATGGTCATGGCGGCGCTCGGCGCGGCGTTCCTCGGCGAGTTTGCCGAAGGCGCGCTACTTCTCTTTCTTTTTAGCCTCGGTCACGCGCTGGAGGAACGCGCCCTCGACCGCGCCCGCGCTGCTGTACGCGCGTTGGCAGACCTCGCACCGAAGACCGCTCTTGTCCGCCGTGATGGAAAAGAGCAGGAACTTCCCGTCGAATCCCTGCAATTGGAAGATGTTGTGATTGTCCGCCCTGGTGTGCGTATTCCTGTGGATGGCGTCATCCTGATAGGAAACTCTGGCGTGGATCAAGCCTCGGTCACAGGCGAATCTCTCCCGGTGGATAAAGTTCCGGGCGATCAAGTATTTGCCAGCGCGGTCAACGGCGAAGGCGCGTTGGAAGTAAAAGTGACACGGCTTGCCAAAGACTCCACGCTTGCGCGTGTCATGAAAATGGTGGAAGAGGCGCAGGCGCAAAAATCACCCACCCAGCAAACGGTCGAAAAGTTCGAGCGCGTCTTTGTTCCCGCCGTGTTGATCGTTACAGCGTTGGTCATTATCGTGCCTCCGTTGCTTGGCTTCCCTTTCCACGAATCATTTCTTCGCGCCATGACCCTCCTCGTCGCGGCATCCCCCTGCGCCCTCGCGCTTGGCACGCCTGCCACGATCCTTGCAGGTGTGGCGCAAGCTGCGCGTAACGGCGTGCTGGTCAAGGGCGGAGCGCATCTCGAAAATCTCGGTCGGCTCAAAGCCATCGCCTTCGACAAGACGGGCACAGTGACTCATGGTCAGCCTGAGGTAACGGATGTGGTGGCGATTCAGGAATCGGGACGGAAAGAGGCGGATGTTCTATCCATCGCGGCGGGCGCGGAATCTCGATCTGCACATCCGCTTGCTCAAGCGATTGTCCGTTCGGCTCGGACACAGGGTGTGCCTGCTTCCACTATGGACGAAGTCGAGGCGCTGACGGGACGCGGTCTGCGCGCGGTCACGAACGGCAAAACGATCTGGATCGGCAATCGCAAATTAATGGATGAGGCAATGGTGACGATTCCCGCCGATGCGCTTCAA
This portion of the Anaerolineales bacterium genome encodes:
- a CDS encoding isoprenylcysteine carboxylmethyltransferase family protein — protein: MKIFLPVYFLLFFGLAMFWRSYIAWKRTGINPYKLGNGDTVHDFVGKLFRLTLIATALIVFVFSFLEGYYEWFSPITWMISSPLTVIGIALLILALIWVLVAQIQMGDSWRIGIDEESKSTLVQHGLFGISRNPIFLGMLIMLVGLLLLLPTAATLTVTVLGFVLIHVQVRLEEAFLTEKYGEDYRKYQMSVRRWI
- the lspA gene encoding signal peptidase II codes for the protein MKLQLRFLIALLIALAVDGLTKTWAERTLSLYTPIPLIGQFFRLTLGYNTGVAFGLFANGGIGPLILTGLIIIVLAVWMVRALRAGEIPPVAAFPIGMILGGAVANFVDRLPDGRVTDFLDMGWSAARWPTFNLADGFIVLGVSLLMLTISKQSRDDALVGEESFT
- a CDS encoding winged helix-turn-helix transcriptional regulator — encoded protein: MAKDKVTPAVASDLANLFDALSDPTRILIISALLDGEVGVSELVERLGLTKSAVSHQLRGLRDKRLIRTRKQGRNVFVCLDDDHVIELFKRGLDHVLHG
- the cadA gene encoding cadmium-translocating P-type ATPase encodes the protein MEKTIELEIPLLLPNVKDEQDECLNRLEVSLQNQRGILRAHLEREKTPVDLCLHYDPNLLTLEQVKRLAQRAGAGIANRYHHLFTPIEGMDCSDCVTVIEHGLGRMDGVLAVNVNYAAASLRVEYDKHKVDRPAIEKRVQSLGYEIPAEGFRSWYKENREIVFSLTAGLLLIIGWLGETFFGLPAWIATTLYIGGYVFGGWDISQHAWHAIKEKHFDTDLLMVMAALGAAFLGEFAEGALLLFLFSLGHALEERALDRARAAVRALADLAPKTALVRRDGKEQELPVESLQLEDVVIVRPGVRIPVDGVILIGNSGVDQASVTGESLPVDKVPGDQVFASAVNGEGALEVKVTRLAKDSTLARVMKMVEEAQAQKSPTQQTVEKFERVFVPAVLIVTALVIIVPPLLGFPFHESFLRAMTLLVAASPCALALGTPATILAGVAQAARNGVLVKGGAHLENLGRLKAIAFDKTGTVTHGQPEVTDVVAIQESGRKEADVLSIAAGAESRSAHPLAQAIVRSARTQGVPASTMDEVEALTGRGLRAVTNGKTIWIGNRKLMDEAMVTIPADALQKADALQQTGKTLMWIAEEKTAIGLIALADTLRREAAPTMKALKGAGVAHTIMLTGDNTRSASAIAHEIGLTEYRADLMPEDKLTVIRDLVREYGQVAMIGDGVNDAPALANATVGIAMGGAGTDVALETADVALMGDDLSKLPFAVGLGRATRAIIVQNLFISLGVIALLIITSLTGIVSIGIAIIFHEGSTLVVVANALRLLGYKDAHI
- a CDS encoding response regulator transcription factor; this translates as MADKILVVEDEAQITRTLRLYLEQAGYQVVIISDGAQAMPAFRHEKPDLVILDLHLPHVDGWEVCRQIRRETDTPIIMLTARSEESDKLIGLELGADDYVTKPFSPREVTARVRVVLRRSRGQVQPPPILRADTLVLDLEAHTATKDDQLLDLTPTEFEILAAFMRHPGQAFTRLQLVEAAQGVAYEGYERVMDQHIKNLRAKLGDDARAPRFIETVFGVGYRFSAEFRHDA
- a CDS encoding HAMP domain-containing protein, encoding MMRSLWLKLMGAFLLVVVVGGGIDTYLVSRSTQTQFSQYIDQNGRVFAQQLAPTLAQYYSRQGNWQGVENLLNNPWGTSMMNDGMGMMGEDNWGMWQEGNGMEMGGDMMGSASNPWNMMGVRLLLADAQGTIIADSAAQDVGKSLSSADLAAGVPVIAGNQQVGTLLPVYASPNATSPAGEFVSSVNRSTWWAGIIAAVVALLLGSLLFFHIVAPIQRLTSAAQKIAAGDLHQRIPTQAQDEIGTLATAFNQMADSLAQHEELRRNLIADVAHELRTPLTVIQGNLEAMLDGVLPASPQEIATLRDEAALLTRLVSDLRLLSLAEAGQLKLERVKIDPAELIMRAVEPFRLQAQSSQIELALELAPNLPSISVDADRIAQVIRNLLSNALRHTPAGGRVTVTCRNDKTQSLLITVSDTGEGIPPDDLPFVFDRFYRADKSRSRASGGSGIGLAIVKQLVEAHGGKVRAESQSGQGTTFGFTLPS
- a CDS encoding winged helix-turn-helix transcriptional regulator, whose protein sequence is MIMISAPSKTDLQAKLFRGFGDPSRLGILDALRNGPLTVSEIVEATGLSQPNVSNHLGCLRDCGLVVAEQEGRYVTYHLSDDRVGELLALAESLLADVARGVYECTRYNIPRTESRK